The window GACCTGACACCCCTGACGAATTGGATATCGAGATGAGACGTGCAATCGCGGTAGCCGCCCTGTGCCTGAGCGGCGCCTGCACCACACCCGCGCAGGTCGCCCCCGGCCCGGTGCAGGCCGCCCCCACTCCCGCCGCGCAGGCCGACGCGGGACCGCTCTCGATCGGCGAGACGTTCACGATGCCGTCCGCCGCGCTGAACGAGACGCGGCGCATCAACGTGTATCTGCCGCCCGGATACCAGGAAGCCGCGGCGCACCGCTTTCCCGTGCTCTACATGCCCGACGGCGGGATGGCGGAGGATTTTCTGCACGTGGCGGGGCTGGTGCAGGTGGGCGTCGGCAACGGGACGATGCGCCCGTTCATCCTCATCGGAATCGAGAACACCGAGCGCCGCCGCGACATGACTGGGCCGACCACGGTGGAGGCCGACAGGCGGATCGCGCCGCGCGTCGGCGGCTCGGCGGCGTTCCGCACGTTCATCCGTACGGAACTGATGCCACGCATCCGCGAGCGCTACCGGACGACCGACGAAACGGCCATCGTGGGCGAATCGCTGGCCGGCCTGTTCGTCGTGGAAACCTTCCTGCTCGAGCCCGCGCTGTTCGACACCTACATCGCCTTCGATCCCAGCCTCTGGTGGAACGGCCAGGCGCTGGTGCGCGGCGCGGGCGAACGCCTTCGCGCGCAGCCCGTCGCGGGGAAGACGGTATACCTGGCCAGCAGCGGGGATGCCGGGCTGGAGGAGCCCATCCGCACGCTGGCGGCGGACCTCCGGGCCAGCGAAGCGCGCGGCCTGCGCTGGTTCTACCACCCGATGCCGGAGGAGAAGCACGCCACGATCTATCACCCTGCGGCGCTGCGTGCCTTTCGCACCGTGTTCAAGCCGGCCTCGTAGCCGCTCGCGGCCAGCACCCGGAATAGAGCGAGGCCGGCGATCAGGTGATCGTCGG of the Longimicrobium sp. genome contains:
- a CDS encoding alpha/beta hydrolase, with the protein product MRRAIAVAALCLSGACTTPAQVAPGPVQAAPTPAAQADAGPLSIGETFTMPSAALNETRRINVYLPPGYQEAAAHRFPVLYMPDGGMAEDFLHVAGLVQVGVGNGTMRPFILIGIENTERRRDMTGPTTVEADRRIAPRVGGSAAFRTFIRTELMPRIRERYRTTDETAIVGESLAGLFVVETFLLEPALFDTYIAFDPSLWWNGQALVRGAGERLRAQPVAGKTVYLASSGDAGLEEPIRTLAADLRASEARGLRWFYHPMPEEKHATIYHPAALRAFRTVFKPAS